The region GCGCGCCTTTGCCGACATGATTCCGGCAATCGAGCCAAAGGTCGAGGCGATGCGCGAAGCGGCATTGCGCGGCTTCTCCACCGCAACTGACCTGGCCGATTATCTGGTGCGCAAGGGCCTGCCCTTCCGCGACTGCCACGAGATTGTCGGGCACGCGGTAAAGTATGGCGTAGACAATAAAAAGGATCTGGCCGAAATGAGCCTGGACGAGCTGCGCCAGTTCAGCGACCAGATCGAGCAGGACGTTTTCGACGTGTTAACGCTGGAAGGTTCGGTAAACGCCCGCGATCATATTGGTGGCACTGCACCGGCCCAGGTTTTGGCAGCCGTTCAGCGCGGCCGGGAGCTGGTGGCGCCGGGCCGATAAAAGCTGCCATGGAAAAGATCAGGTAGTCCACTGACAACCCAAGCCCGCCATGCGCTTCGTATGGTGGGCTTTTTACTGGGTTGCTTTCAAGCACCACGTAACCGTAATAAAGCAGCCGGATCTGCATGTATATCCCGTTGACATATCCCTAGACCTGACTATTATTGGCTGTGTGTTTTATAGACCTTTGGAGGTGCTCGATGGAACAAGGCTCTGTCTTTCAAAGCAACCGCAGCCAGGCGATACGACTGCCCAAGGCTGCCGCACTGCCTGATGACGTGCATCGAGTTGATATTGTCAGGCTCGGTAGAGCTCGACTCATCACGCCAGCCGGGGAATCCTGGGATAGCTGGTTTGAAGGAGAAGGCGTCACTGCCGATTTCATGATCGGTCGCGAGCAACCACCAGAGCAGGAACGCGAGGCGTTCTGATGCTGAAATTCATGCTCGACACCAATATATGCATTTTCACCATCAAAAACCGGCCTCAATCTGTACGCGAGGCTTTTACGCAACATCACGGTCAGATGTGCATAAGCACCATAACGCTGATGGAGCTGATCTACGGTGCGGAGAAGTCCTCAAATCCCGAGCGCAACCTGGCCGTCATAGAAGGGTTTGCAACGCGTCTGGAAGTGCTGAGCTACGACCAGGCAGCCGCCGCACACACGGGCCAGCTCCGTGCTGAACTCGCCAAAGCAGGCACGCCGATCGGCCCCTACGACCAGATGATCGCTGGTCACGCCCGCTCGCAGGGGCTGATCGTAGTTACCAACAATCGGCGCGAGTTTGAGCGCGTCCCGGGCTTACGAATCGAGGACTGGATCCCGCCCAGCGTATAACCAGAGCGAGGATTTTCCGGTGGCAAGCCACCACGCGCACGTCGCTTACAACCAGCCCGGTGCTAACGCGCCGGTTGCTGCTGAGTAATGCAGTGTATGTTCCCACCCCCGAGCAGAATTTCCCGGCCCGGGACCATGACGACACGCCGCTCCGGGAACAGCTCCTGGAGTATCTCCAACGCAGGCTGATCCTGCGGATCATTGAAACCCGGTACAACAATCCCGTCATTCACGATCAGAAAATTGACATATGAGCCGGCAAGGCGGATCGATGGATCACGCGGCTGTGTGCCTGTGACCCGGTCAATCCCAACACATTCCTCAGCCGTGGCATAAAGCGGCCCCGGGATGGGCATGCGATGCACGACCAGCTCCCTGCCCTGCGCGTCGCGACTGGCCTGCAGTACTTTCAAGGCAGCCTGACAACGCTGGAAATTCGGGTCTTCTTCATCATCGGTCCAGGCCAGGAGCACCTCGCCCGGCCGCACAAAACAACAGAAGTTGTCGATGTGGCCATCGGTCTCGTCATTGAACAGCCCATAGGGCAGCCAGATGACCTTCTCGATATTCAGGTAATCCGCCAGCATTAGCTCGATTTCCTGACGCGCCAGATGCGGATTGCGGTTTGGATTGAGCAGGCATTCCTCGGTGGTCAGTACCGTTCCTTCCCCGTCCACATGAATCGCGCCCCCCTCCAGCACAAAGCCCTCGGTGCGGTAACGCGGGCAGCGCTCCAGGCCGAGAATCTTGTCGGCCACTTGGTCATCACGTTGCCACGGCCAGTAAAGCCCGCCCTTGAAGCCGCCCCAGGCGTTGAATGTCCAATCGACACCGCGCAAACCGCCCTGCCCATTGATGACGAAGGTAGGACCGGTATCGCGTATCCAGGCATCATCCGAGCTGATCTCGATTACCCGAATGCCAGGGTGGTCCAGCTGCAGGCTTGCATTCTCATACTGCGCCGCGGACACGCACACGGTAACCGGTTCGAAACTGGCGATAGCCCGGGCCACCTCAGCAAATGCAGCCTGGGCTGGTTTGGCGCCCATGCGCCAGTTGTCGGTGCGCTCGGGCCAGATCATCCAGGTTTGTGCATGCGGCGCCCACTCGGCCGGCATGTGGTAACCGTCGTGACGCGGCGTACTGTGCAAACTGTACATAGGCGATCAGGACTCCAGTGAACCATCCAGTGACTTGATCGGCCCGTACAGATTCGGACGGCGGTCGCGGTATACCCCCCAGGCGCTGCGGATATGCTCCAGCTGATCCAGATCGAACTGCTGAACCAGCACGGCTTCGTCAGTCTGATTGGCTTCCTGCACCTTCTCGCCAAACTGATCGGCGATAAAGGACGAGCCATAGAAGGTAATGTCGTAACCGTCCTGCTCTTCCAGCCCGATGCGGTTACTGGCCACCAGCGGCATCAGATTCGCGCCGGCGTGCCCCTGTTGCACCCGCTGCCAGTGATTGCGCGAGCTGATCGTCGGGTCATGTGGCTCGCTGCCAATCGCGGTGGGGTAGAACAGGATTTCCGCACCCATCAAGGCCATCGTCCGAGCCGCTTCCGGGAACCACTGATCCCAGCAGATACCCACACCAATGGCGGCGTAGCGGGTTTTCCACACCTTGAATCCGGTATCGCCGGGATTGAAGTAATACTTCTCGTGATAACCGGGGCCGTCGGGGATATGGCTCTTGCGATACACGCCCAGATTGCGGCCGTCCGCATCGATGATCGCGATGCTGTTGAAACGCGCGCGCCCGGCCAGTTCGAAAAAGCTGATCGGTAACACCACCTCCAGCTCCTTGGCCAGCGCCTGAAAATGTTTGATCGCAGGGTTCTTATCGACTTCTGTTGCAAGCTGAAGGTATTCCGGATTGGGCTTCTGGCAGAAGTAAGGCGTCTCGAACAGCTCCTGCATCAGAATGATCTGCGCACCCTTGGCTGCCGCCTCGCGCACCAGACGCTCTGCCTTGGCGATATTGTCTTGACGATCCCAACTGCAGCTCATTTGGGTGGCGGCGACGGTTACAAGGCGGGACATGGCTTTCTCCGGCAAATGACTGAATGAGCAAAGCATAACCCATCGGGCCCGAAAGAACCGAGGCTGCCACGATCAGATGCGGTATCGATTCCATCCTTGCACGGCTGTCGGCACAGGGCTCCGCTGCTGTAGTTATCGAATATGCTGGGCACCGCGTCACACCCGAGCATCAAGCGGATTGTCCGTGCCAGCCAATAGCCATAGGGTTTAGGTTTCTGCAGTACTACCCGCCAAAAGGAGCTTGGCATGTCAGGCAAACCCGCTGCCCGGATGGGCGACCCGACCCAGTGCCCAAAAGACGGTCACGGCACCAATGCCATCGTCACCGGCTCGACAGACGTCCTCTTCGACGGTCAGCCCGCCGCCCGCCAGGGCGATCAGACCGCTTGCGGAAGTGCCATCGAAGGGGCGGTAATTCCCTCAGTGTTGATCAACGGGCGTCCGGCTGTGGTATTGGGCAGTTCCGGCAATCATGGCG is a window of Pseudomonas sp. gcc21 DNA encoding:
- the aguA gene encoding agmatine deiminase, producing MYSLHSTPRHDGYHMPAEWAPHAQTWMIWPERTDNWRMGAKPAQAAFAEVARAIASFEPVTVCVSAAQYENASLQLDHPGIRVIEISSDDAWIRDTGPTFVINGQGGLRGVDWTFNAWGGFKGGLYWPWQRDDQVADKILGLERCPRYRTEGFVLEGGAIHVDGEGTVLTTEECLLNPNRNPHLARQEIELMLADYLNIEKVIWLPYGLFNDETDGHIDNFCCFVRPGEVLLAWTDDEEDPNFQRCQAALKVLQASRDAQGRELVVHRMPIPGPLYATAEECVGIDRVTGTQPRDPSIRLAGSYVNFLIVNDGIVVPGFNDPQDQPALEILQELFPERRVVMVPGREILLGGGNIHCITQQQPAR
- the aguB gene encoding N-carbamoylputrescine amidase, producing MSRLVTVAATQMSCSWDRQDNIAKAERLVREAAAKGAQIILMQELFETPYFCQKPNPEYLQLATEVDKNPAIKHFQALAKELEVVLPISFFELAGRARFNSIAIIDADGRNLGVYRKSHIPDGPGYHEKYYFNPGDTGFKVWKTRYAAIGVGICWDQWFPEAARTMALMGAEILFYPTAIGSEPHDPTISSRNHWQRVQQGHAGANLMPLVASNRIGLEEQDGYDITFYGSSFIADQFGEKVQEANQTDEAVLVQQFDLDQLEHIRSAWGVYRDRRPNLYGPIKSLDGSLES
- the vapC gene encoding tRNA(fMet)-specific endonuclease VapC translates to MLKFMLDTNICIFTIKNRPQSVREAFTQHHGQMCISTITLMELIYGAEKSSNPERNLAVIEGFATRLEVLSYDQAAAAHTGQLRAELAKAGTPIGPYDQMIAGHARSQGLIVVTNNRREFERVPGLRIEDWIPPSV
- the vapB gene encoding type II toxin-antitoxin system VapB family antitoxin produces the protein MEQGSVFQSNRSQAIRLPKAAALPDDVHRVDIVRLGRARLITPAGESWDSWFEGEGVTADFMIGREQPPEQEREAF